The stretch of DNA ctccatacccctcactgtagcaaaTTCTATTGTactccatacccctcactgtagcaaaTTCTATTGCactccatacccctcactgtaacacattctaTTGCactccatacccctcactgtaacacattctaTTGCAcgccatacccctcactgtaacacattctaTTACactccatacccctcactgtaacacattctaTTGTgctccatacccctcactgttaaCACACTCTATTGCactccatacccctcactgtaacacattctaTTGTACTCcatacccctcattgtaacacattctATTGCactccatacccctcactgtaacacattctaTTGCactccatacccctcactgtaacacattctaTTGCactccatacccctcactgtaacacattctaTTGCgctccatacccctcactgtaatacattctATTGCGCTCCATACCCTTCACTGTTAACACATTCTATTGTactccatacccctcactgtaacacaatctATTGTactccatacccctcactgtaagacattCTGttgccctccatatccctcactgtaagACATTCTGTTgcactccatatccctcactgtaacacattctaTTGTactccatacccctcactgtagcaaaTTCTATTGTactccatacccctcactgtagcaaaTTCTATTgcaccccatacccctcactgtaacacattctaTTGCAcgccatacccctcactgtaacacattctaTTGTgctccatacccctcactgtaagacattCTATTGCgctccatacccctcactgttaaCACATTCTATTGCactccatacccctcactgtaacacattctaTTGTACTCcatacccctcattgtaacacattctATTGCACTCcatacccttcactgtaacacattctATTGTACTCcatacccctcattgtaacacattctATTGCactccatacccctcactgtaacacattctaTTGTactccatacccctcactgtagcaaaTTCTATTGTactccatacccctcactgtagcaaaTTCTATTgcaccccatacccctcactgtaacacattctaTTGCactccatacccctcactgtaacacattctaTTGCAcgccatacccctcactgtaacacattctaTTGCactccaaacccctcactgtaacacattctaTTGCactccatacccctcactgtaacacattctaTTGTgctccatacccctcactgttaaCACATTCTATTGCactccatacccctcactgtaacacattctaTTGTACTCcatacccctcattgtaacacattctATTGCactccatacccctcactgtaacacattctaTTGCactccatacccctcactgtaacacattctaTTGCactccatacccctcactgtaacacattctaTTGCgctccatacccctcactgttaaCACATTCTATTGTactccatacccctcactgtaatacattctATTGCGCTCCATACCCTTCACTGTTAACACATTCTATTGTACTCcatactcctcactgtaacacattctaTTGTactccatacccctcactgtaacacaatctATTGTactccatacccctcactgtaacacattctaTTGTactccatacccctcactgtaagacattCTGTTgcactccatatccctcactgtaagACATTCTATTgcactccatatccctcactgtaagACATTCTATTTCactccatacccctcactgtaacacattctaTTTCactccatacccctcactgtaacacattctaTTGCactccatacccctcactgtaagacattCTATTGCactccatacccctcactgtaagacattCTATTGCactccatacccctcactgtaacacattctaTTGCACTAcgtacccctcactgtaacacattctaTTGCactccatacccctcactgtgggcaaaaaagtggcaaagAGAATTGAATCCAGAGAATTGTGAGGCAAtgaatttggggagggcaaacaagccAACAGAATAAAGAATAAAAGGTAGGACACTgagaagtgcagagggatcttggagtgaatgtccacagatcgcTGTAGGTAGCAGGACAGCtagataaggtggctaagaaggtaaatggaatacTTACCTTTATTGGCTGAGGTatggagtataagagcagggaataAAAGGTATACTAGGAATGCTATAATATAGTATACCACTAAAAAGTACTAGACTGCAGTTaggatattgtgtacagttcctacattacaagagggAAGTGCTTACAATAAAGAAAGTATAGGGGAAAATTTTGAGAATGGTGTCAGGAATGGaaattggtcaggttgggtttgttttctttggaacagaggaggctgaggggaggttTAATTGAGTTTACAAAGGAGGGCCCTGAGGTAAATAGGAAGGACCTGGTCCTTTTAGCAGAGAGCTCAATAAGCAGGAGGCCTTGATTGAAAGCAATTGGTGGAGGATTGGGGGTAGTTGAGTATAAGTTTCACTTGGAGAGTGCTgaagatctggaactcactgcctgaaagggtgggagaggtagaaaccctcatttcatttaaaaagtacctgataAACATTTGAGGTGCATAACCTGTAGACCAAGAgaactagaaaatgggattagactggatggctgtttttttttatgcGGGGGTgagatacgatgggctgaatggcctcctgctgtgccttATGTTTCCTCTATTTCCATGTAACACTTTCTGTTGTACCCACAtcgctcactgtaacattctacTCCTCATTGTAACATTTATATACCTCTCAATGTGACAACAGCTTATACCTATATAAAGCTTTTAACATGATAAAACATCCTAAggttcttcacaggagcattattaaacaaagtctgacactgagccacgtaaggagatattgggtcaTGTGACCAAAAAATTGGTCAAAGAAATAAGtttgaaggagtgtcttaaaggaggaaagtgaggtagaaaggtggagaggttcagggagcgAATTCCAGAGTTTGAGTCCTGGGCAACTGAAGGTGTTGTTACTTATGGCGAAGAGATTAAAAATTTGTAGAAAGTCTCGAAGTGTTGTGTGTTAGAAGAGATGAAGTTAAAGGCTGCTGACAGGTTGAAGAGGAAAGGTctatctttgtcacagtcactgatatttgtgactttgatcagagctgttttggtactgtggcaggggcagaaacctgatttgGAAGGATTCAAATATGGGGCAACACTCATGCCCCACACCCCTTGCTGCAACATTCTGATattctcactgtaaccctctgatataccccacactccacactataacactctgatataccccacactctgatataccccacactctgcactgtaacactctgatataccccacactctgcactgtaacactgatataccccacattctgcactgtaacactctgatatattccacactccACACTATTAcgctctgatatactccacactccACTCTATTAcgctctgatatactccacattctgcactgtaacactctgatataccccacactccacactataacgctctgatataccccacattctgcactgtaacactctgatataccccacactctgcactgtaacactctgatataccccacactctgcactgtaacgctctgatataccccacactctgcactgtaacactctgatatactccacactctgcactgtaacactctgatataccccacattctgcactgtaacactctgatatattccacactccACACTATTAcgctctgatatactccacattctgcactgtaacactctgatataccccacactccacactataacactctgatataccccacattctgcactgtaacactctgatataccccacactccacaCTATTAcgctctgatatactccacattctgcactgtaacactctgatataccccacactccacactataacactctgatataccccacattctgcactgtaacactctgatataccccacactcccacactataacactctgatataccccacattctgcactgtaacactctgatataccccacactccacaCTATAACGCTCAGATATATTCCACACTCCACACTATAACagtctgatatactccacatcctgcactgtaacactctgatataccccacactccacactataacactctgatataccccacattctgcactgtaacactctgatataccccacactccacaCTATAACGCTCAGATATATTCCACACTCCACACTATAACagtctgatatactccacatcctgcactgtaacactctgatataccccacactctgcactgtaacactgatataccccacactctgcactgtaacactctgatataccccacactctgcactgtaacactctgatataccccacactctgcactgtaacactctgatatatcccacactctgcactgtaacactctgatataccccacactctgcactgtaacactctgatataccccacactctgcactgtaacactgtgatataccccacactctgcactgtaacactgtgatataccccacactctgcactgtaacactctgatataccccacactctgcactgtgacactctgatataccccacattctgcactgtaacactctgatatattccacactccACACTATTAcgctctgatatactccacactccACACTATTAcgctctgatatactccacattctgcactgtaacactctgatttataccccacactccacactataacgctctgatataccccacattctgcactgtaacactctgatataccccacactccacaCTATaatgctctgatataccccacactctgcactataacactctgatataccccacactctgcactgtaacactctgatataccccacactccacaCTATctcgctctgatataccccacactctgcactgtaacattctgatataccccacactccacactataacgctctgatataccccacactctgcgctgtaacactctgatataccccacattctgcacagtaacactctgatataccctacactcCACACtataacgctctgatataccccatactctgcactgtaacactctgatataccccacactccacactataacgctctgatataccccacattctgcactgtaacactctgatatatcccacactccagactataacgctctgatataccccacattctgcactgtaatactctgatataccgcacactctgcactgtaacactgatataccccacactccacactataacactctgatataccccacattctgcactgtaacactctgatatactccacactaTCTcgctctgatacaccccacattctgcactgtaacactctgataaaccccacactccACACtataacgctctgatataccccacactgtgcactgtaacactctgatataccccatactcCACACTATaatgctctgatataccccacattttgcactgtaacactctgatatactccacactatcttgctctgatataccccacactctgcactgtaacactctgatacaccccacactccacactataacgctctgatatacctcacagtAATACTATCATCCTTCACTAACATGCccttcactgtaatactctgatgcAGAGACCTGCAAAATGTTTGTGTTCAAATTAGTATCTTTGTTGCAACATTGTTCCCACTAGTGTGGGATAAGGcactgaagtggatgatcagccatgattgtattgaatggaagagcaggcttgatgggctgaatggcctaatcctgctcctttgTTCTTATTACTTTTTACTAATGCTGGATTTTTAGTTATTCTTTCACTAAAAACTTTAACACAATCAAAACTTCTCACTCTGGAGGAAGCTGCACAAAGCTGCCCATGTATGAAAAAAAGCCTAGGAAAATGAAGATAAATTTTGTCAAGAGTTTGGCCTTGTAACTTGTTTAGACTTTCATAATCTATGACAAATTGGGAACTGTTTCCTCCTGAGTTGAAGAGGCAGCATTATTCAATGAATGAACATTATTTCCTGCCTGTTATAATTTTAGCATCTTCATTCAAGCATACAGCCTCCTAACTACCAATCCAGATCCATGACCAGGTCCTTGTTTAGAATTCAAGTTTTGTCGAAATGTTATAATTTCTCTTTACTTGAGTCGAATTTTGTGCAGTGGCAAATCCAGAGTTCGACTGTGTAGAAACTGTGGAGAGTATAAACTGTTAACATTGTCTTTGTGTCAAAGCTGATGTATTCTCCAAATTCACCTGACAGCTTTTCTAAAACCTTTTCTATTCAAATCTTAATTTCTAGCACAAAGAATAGCTTTTGGATAATAATTTGTCAGATATCTCCAGCATTTTGCCACACTTAACCAACTCCATCATCTTATTCACCATCCAAGTCAATCCATCCTTCTCCTTCCATTCCCCTAATGccatccccatcccattcctACCAGCGTGCCCATGCCATCCCCAGCCACTGTTGCAATGTCATGCCATCCCATCCCAAAATAGTCTCCAGCCCCAAATAATCTCCATTCATCACCAAATAAAACCAACGCACTGCTTAAACTGGCCAATCAAATCAGTCCAGACAGACAAAAACTGAGTATTATTATTATCAATACCCCAAACTGTTCACTGCAATAATGTAAAGGAAccagaatataggagcaggattaggccattcagcccatcaagcctgctcctccattcagtacaatgatggctgatcatccacttcaatgccttttacccacactattccCAAAACCCtttgttattgttaatcagaaatctgtcaatctctgctttaaccATACtcgatgactgagcttccactaccctctggggtagacaattccaaaggttcacaaccttctgagtagaaaaaaaaattctcctcatcttggtccgaagtggcttcccccttattttgaaattgtattcCCTGGTTCaaaactccccaaccaggggaaacatcttacctgcatctaccctgtctattcctttaagtagtttgtaggtttcaatgagatcgcatctcattctttgaaactctagagaatggaGGCCTAGTTTCCCCAATTCCTCTTCAAAGGATGAtggtcctgccatcccaggtctggtgaatcttcgttgcactccttttatggcaataatatccttcctaaggtaaggggaccaaaactgcacatagtactccaggcaCAGTCTAAGCAAGGTTCTTATACTTTTGAAGCAAGCAAGTATCCCACTCCCTGGAACACTCTTTGTGTACTTCCCGCATTGTGACACTTGGAATATATCCCACAAACCTCTCAACAGCCTGATTCAGTGATCGACCTTAATTGAAGTTCACCTCTTTAATTATGCCACTTGCTGTTCCATTATGCAGAGCTCCCACTGAACTATGATTGTAAAACATAAAACACAGACTGAAAAACTATCTCGAATAAAGTGAGcagtgtaatgaggcagattttcTAGTACATTAGACAGCACAACGTTTAACAAAAACGATTTGAATATGATCATATTTAAAGATTATTATGTTTAGCCCTGACACAACACTAACCAGGAGGAACATTCTGTCTTCCCTCCACAGCCTGGACGTGTCTCCTATGGTAGAAACCAGTTCAGATGCTCCCTTGTTCTCTCCTCGTTTACCATtgcatcctcctcctccagttcctcCTGTGCCTCTTCTCCTTCCACTTTCTCTTTGTTcttccattcaccctgtctcactGGGTAGCACAACTAACACTAACCTGTCCACAGCTGCTGAGGGAAGTCTTGTGCCATCCTCAAAGCCAACTACCAATCCATTCTTCAATGCTCTACAGAATAACCCTTTCTTTGAGGACCTCTTAGCTGATCAAATATTAAAGTCTCCTCCCTTCACGTCCTCTTCCTCTAGTTTAACCTATGGGTCTCAAGGTGTATCCGACGTGTCGCTTCCCTCCCCAAGCACAGCTGAATCCAGTGGCAGAGATTTGCATGCCTTGCCAAAACCTGTAGCCAAAGAAGAGATTCCTGCCAGCCCTCCTTCTGCTGCTCCAGCCTCTACAATGACCAGAACAAATATAAGCTCTTTCCAAAGGCCAGGGCCAACAGCTCCATCTGCTCCACTGGTCACCTCGGATTCAGCCATGTGGTCAGCTGTCTTCCCTTCAGCTGGAGCTGATGCTGAGGTTAAAGGTCAAGTAATACACTCATGTTTAGTACCCACAAGCGCTGAATCAGTGGGTGATTTGAATGTCGCCACACCTTCCATTGGGCCAAGGCAAATGAAAATGGAGtctggggtggaaggtgagtgtTCTTCCATATTCACCCAAGAGGTTGACCACAAGACTGTGGAAATGGGTCCTTCAATTCCAAATACTGCCTCAATCCAACCCACTAATCAAGGTAGCAGCATTTCCTTTAATATCTCAGGACTGAGGGCCAACTCAAAAGCCAAGAACAATGAATCCTCAGATATAATTGAGGAAGAAACCACTACAGAGAACGCAAACCCCTTGGACTTAAAAACCTGCTCTGCACAAGACACTACCCATTTTCCAGCCATTGAGAGTCCATCCCAGATGGAAAGTGGATCACCACCAATGATTCAGAACGCTGTCTTCAGTAAAGAACATGAGTTTGTTCCAGAATTGAGAAATGATCTTGAACCCCAGACTAACTCTGAGTCTCTTGCCTTACACCAAGAAAAGATTACGAAGGAACAAAAAGACCTCAGTAATATGGAGAAATCTTCACTGAAGGAAGGTGGCAGAGGCCCAAGGGACATTGCCAACAAGTCCGAAGGCTGGGAGCATATTGGCAGTTCTCCCTTATTGGTACCTGAGCCAGAAGTCACTGCAGGTGACAATCATGGGACAACACAGGCCAAAAGTAGTAAAGCCAGCATTGTGCCTTTATTCCAAGACAGTCACGATAATGTCCACCAAGTCATCTTTGGCAAAGATGACAAAAGGTCCCATGAAGGTTGTCAAAGCATTGACAGAGTGGGAAACAAATTCCAGGATGTAGACGTGCCCTGTGAAGGTGCAGGGAGGAGCCCAGAGACTATTGCTGCTAACAACGATATTATTTCTGAATCAATGGTCAGATTGGACTCTCAGTTTACACAGATTGGACCTCCACCTCCTAAACCGCCTAGGCTGCTTGCTTGTGCTGATCTGGGTTTGGAAGCAGAAGGCAACTTGGTGAAGGAGCAGCAAAGAGAAAAAGAGATGCCATTTGACCCTCCAGCAACTGCTGTGCAGTTGGCGAACCTAGCAGAACAGCAGTTGGATCGAAGGTTTGAACAAAAGACGTCTCTTGTGGTCTCCAGCCCAGCTGTTGATGAGGTAAATCCTGATCGGACTGATCCCATGTCCGCAGAGTCTGCCGCTAAGGAGTCTGTGGATAATATTAAACCATCAAATGATGTGGTAACTAAGGGGGAGGCCTTTTGTGGGACCATCGAGTTGAGTGTAAATGAGAGAACAGGGGTTGAGCACTACAAGACCTGTCTTTCTGCACTCTCAGCGGAGGGAATAAACACGTCAATTGATGCTGATGGAAATTCAAACAAATTGGATGTTTTCCAACAAACTCTTACTTCGAGTCTAATTGACGTCCACCAGGCGAAGCAACCTGTCAAGTTACAGCCCGCGTTGTTGAAAACAACTGCTGGTGCGAGCTCGCTGGAGACCATTTCGCTGGTCGATGAGAGGCCACCGACAGTTCTGGAACGGCCGAATGCAAATCGTAAAGAGGAAACCAGCTTGCTCTGGCGTGATCAGAATGACCAATCGGAGTTGGCGTTCATATCGGCTGTCGAGGAACTGCCTCACAAGTCCAGTCCTATCTTTCCCGAGTCTTTGGGGAGTGGAGAGCTAAACACCGAAATAAGCGAGGAAGCTGGAAAGGGAAGGGGGTCTTCCACGTTAAGGGATTCGGAGGAAACGCTAACCAGAAGTATGGAGGTGGAAACTCTGGGCAGCCAGTCCAGCAAGGCTTCGTGTCAAAGTGCTGGGGTGAGGCCTGTCTTACGGGCTGAGCCTGTGAGTCTTCGGACAGGAAGGGATCAGCGAGCCAAAGGAGAGGAAGCCACCTTGGCTGACCATCCTGCGCCTGATTTTTGCCTGTCCTCGACTGTACAATCTGACCAGGGACAGTTTTCGGAAAAGGCAGACGGTGCGGCCTGTAATAACCAGCCATCTGCCCAGGATGATGATCAATCGGTGGGCGATGAAAAGCCAATGACTGATGGTTGTTCTTCAGCCATTTCCCATGCCCATTCTGCAGCTTGTGATTATTTCTTTGAGGAAGGACTGAGCTTTAAAGAGCTTCATCTAAAGGCTGCACCGCATGCCCTTCAAGTCACTAACTTCACTAGGGAGCAGTTGGCTCAGCCTCCACTAAGTAACAACCCTTTGGCCTTCTCTACCCCTTATCCTGTGGCTGTAACTAACTCTAGAGTAACCGATCTGCCCTCCCCCATCCTCTTCCCATCGAATGTGGTTCCTCCCTCAGAGACCACCCAGCCAGCAGTCACCCCCCATCACTCGCTGCAGTCCAGTGGTTCGAAAGTGCCGGCGCTTACTGTTTTGCCCCGGGAGACACAGCCGGCTGAGATGTCCTTCCCTCAGCAGAGGATCAGGTGAGCACGGTGGAAAAAGTAATTCAATTTCTGAGAATGTTTTATGTTCGAAATGTTCATTTTACATCGTTCCCGTACACATGCGTGATCGTGATTGGGGAAATGCATGATGTTGTCCATCATTTCTTCTCCCAGTTTTCTCCCTTTTAACTCCAGAttcactggatagctctttcaaagaactggcaccgGCACCAgcacgggctgaatggcctccttctgtgctgtatgattcttgATGCGGCATACTGTTTGATGGCAGCCAGCAGGCCTCCAGTACTTAAGCATTCCTCATGTTTGAGCCTTGGCAGTGACTTTGACCATTGAGGGCCATCAGCCAATTACAGTCCTGACCACAAATGTGTACTTGGCAGCAGGAATCATTGACAGgattgatcaggagcagaaacccatAGCCGATTATGttgatttctctctcttcccccttccttaaACCGGAGCACTGCAGCCCGTTGTACTGGCTTATGTCTTGGTTTGAGGTAACTCGCTCAGCACAGGTCGGAGATTTGAACCTGTGTGACTCAGTGCTATGCGCGAGGCAGGGCGTTTATCCACTGGGGAAGCCATTTGCTTCCTTTGGCATTTTCCAAAGCCGATTGGTTTCCTGTGCAAACTGTTATTTCTGAGTCTAAAGGTTGGCAGTGCCTCACAGAATCgcaggggtggagggggtatTGGCAGGAAAGCGAAAACACTTTTCAGCAGCCAGACCAAGACAGATGACATGAAGCTGGGAGTGGCCTTCCCAATAAGAAAATGGGGTTATTGTGCTGTATGAAAACAGAAGGAAAGGATGAGTACACCCCACCCCTATTCGAAACTATCCCTCGATCTGTGCTGGGAACGATAGgactcacactcacccctgaAGAGGTACTTGTGGAGTTTCAGGCTAAAGTCTGGGGTCTGCTTGTCAGAATGAGCAGTGCTGCCAGAGAATTACTGCTCCCGAGTTTGTGCTGGCTGCATCAGACACCAATCCAGATTGGAAGTATCTTGCTAGAGGAGTCTGAAGTAAAACTTGAAACATATGTTTGAAGCGTGCATTTAGTAACCTCAGAATTGTCACACTAGAGACTCTCTGGTGGATTATAGGCACATAatagggtggtaaaaggaggagtagggccgattagggaccaaaagggggATTTGCACATGGAAGCAGGGGTCATGGCTGAGATATTAAGTGAATACTTTGCGtgtgtctttaccaaggaaccAGATGCTTCCCCAGGCCATGGTTACAGAGGAGAAaattctgtcactagaagggttcaaaattgataaaggaattGTTCAataaactgtcggtacttaaacaaaaacaaaaatacctggacaaactcagcaggtttggcagcatctgcggagaggaacacagttaacgtttcgaatccgaatgaccttctgttgaagggtcatgcggactcgaaacgttaaccgtgtccctctccgcaggtgctgtcagaccggctgagtttttccaggtatttttgtttttgttttggatttccagcgtccgcagttttttgcttttgtcggtacttaaagttgacaagaccttgggaccggatgagatgcatccaaggatattgaaggaagtgagagtagaagtTGCAGGggaactggccataatctttcagtcttccctggactcaggggaggtgccagaggactggagaattgcaaacgttatgcCCTCGTTCAAACAAAGACCCTGAGGATTagcccagcaattacaaaccACTCAGTTTAACTTCAGCGGTGGGCAAGtatctagaaacaattattcaggatagaattagtagtcacatggaaaaatgtggtttGATTAGGAagggccagcatggatttcttaaggggaaatggtgtttaactaacttgctggagttttttgaagaggtaacagagagggttggagagggtaatgctgttgatgtggatttccaaaaggtagtcgacacagtgccacacaacagacttgtaaggAAAGTTATAGCTCGTGGAATTAAGGtgacagtggcaacatggatacaaaattggctgagtaatacgaaatagagggtaatggtcaatggatatttttcgggctggaggaaggtttatagtggagttccctggggtaggtattgggacctttgcttttcctgatatatattaatgatctagatttgatgtacaggggacaatttcaaagtttgcggaagatgcaaaacttggaaacgttgtgaactgcgaggagagCAGTATAGACCTTCAAAATgacataaacaagttggtggagtgggctggtaggtggcagatgaagttcaatgtggagaaatttgaggtgaagcattttggtaggaagaacatggacagacagtataaaataaggggtgaaattttgaagggggtgcaggagcagaaagacctgggtgtatatgtgcatagagcactgaaggtggcagaacaggtggagcgaccagttaataaagcatatagtatcctgggctttattaataggggcgtagaggataaagagcagggaggttatgctaagcttatataagacactggttagacctcagctggagtattgtgtacagttctgcacgtcacactataggaaggatgtgaacacattggagagagtgcagaagagatttagaagaatggttccagggatgagacatttcagctatgaggatagattggagaggttgggactgttctccttggagaggagaaggctaagaggagatttgatagagatattcaaaatcatgagggggctgggcagagtagataggcagAAGCTGTACcggctcgtaaaaggatcaagaacaagagggcatagat from Carcharodon carcharias isolate sCarCar2 chromosome 1, sCarCar2.pri, whole genome shotgun sequence encodes:
- the LOC121278132 gene encoding mucin-17-like isoform X3; this encodes MFDLSSKEKPRSALGKLKDKVKGKKKHDKLMPESASAIVPSSVGQIISDDEFNEKETPEKRSKKGFFSKPKLHRSSLTKSNSSLSSQQSVKSMESVSSSTGAVTVSSPQTTAPPTGFYPLLNKTDDNPLLPKKMMHKRALSDEVGQVVAPEIKGLTPKTNPLSRSSLCINGSHIYSEEPSSKSSSGLFSDSSPLLHSAHDFVTKREHAPRPASIEGPEGRLWAAGGIGKVETRLIPPVITVANEEGALVPAADIQRQGEVGSTRGTKPVHAAVPIISTAEATKKNIPDETKKASIFPFGSDSKDCESRRSRTPSPVRKCSSMAERSKNDGWFVKDANHKPSLDVSPMVETSSDAPLFSPRLPLHPPPPVPPVPLLLPLSLCSSIHPVSLGSTTNTNLSTAAEGSLVPSSKPTTNPFFNALQNNPFFEDLLADQILKSPPFTSSSSSLTYGSQGVSDVSLPSPSTAESSGRDLHALPKPVAKEEIPASPPSAAPASTMTRTNISSFQRPGPTAPSAPLVTSDSAMWSAVFPSAGADAEVKGQVIHSCLVPTSAESVGDLNVATPSIGPRQMKMESGVEGECSSIFTQEVDHKTVEMGPSIPNTASIQPTNQGSSISFNISGLRANSKAKNNESSDIIEEETTTENANPLDLKTCSAQDTTHFPAIESPSQMESGSPPMIQNAVFSKEHEFVPELRNDLEPQTNSESLALHQEKITKEQKDLSNMEKSSLKEGGRGPRDIANKSEGWEHIGSSPLLVPEPEVTAGDNHGTTQAKSSKASIVPLFQDSHDNVHQVIFGKDDKRSHEGCQSIDRVGNKFQDVDVPCEGAGRSPETIAANNDIISESMVRLDSQFTQIGPPPPKPPRLLACADLGLEAEGNLVKEQQREKEMPFDPPATAVQLANLAEQQLDRRFEQKTSLVVSSPAVDEVNPDRTDPMSAESAAKESVDNIKPSNDVVTKGEAFCGTIELSVNERTGVEHYKTCLSALSAEGINTSIDADGNSNKLDVFQQTLTSSLIDVHQAKQPVKLQPALLKTTAGASSLETISLVDERPPTVLERPNANRKEETSLLWRDQNDQSELAFISAVEELPHKSSPIFPESLGSGELNTEISEEAGKGRGSSTLRDSEETLTRSMEVETLGSQSSKASCQSAGVRPVLRAEPVSLRTGRDQRAKGEEATLADHPAPDFCLSSTVQSDQGQFSEKADGAACNNQPSAQDDDQSVGDEKPMTDGCSSAISHAHSAACDYFFEEGLSFKELHLKAAPHALQVTNFTREQLAQPPLSNNPLAFSTPYPVAVTNSRVTDLPSPILFPSNVVPPSETTQPAVTPHHSLQSSGSKVPALTVLPRETQPAEMSFPQQRISPHPVKPISSTVHLTEKKSGLSGIGSTLSSGLEKLKNVTTGSISPIRSPAHEEQEAVKESKPTDPVARYYHLTHDELIKIILQQELELQKREEHVRDLEEYIDVVLVQVMEQKPSILQSVSEKMKDKMANK